The Geotalea uraniireducens Rf4 genome window below encodes:
- a CDS encoding hybrid sensor histidine kinase/response regulator, translating into MSKLFNSGAASDWQLQAVLNAATEISIIATDTLGLITMFNRGSERMLGYTADEVVGVASIDLFHLETEVRGRGEEMSRALGRNVSGFDVFVENVKQTGAETREWFYVRKDGDVFLVKLTITIIHDEQDRVIGYLGVAEDISDRKAMEIELIENKNLLGSILESIPNPIFYKNADGVYVNCNKAFSSYLGIPREKIIGSTVYDIAPKELADIYHHADMKLMHERDPQVYEAQVRYADGLLRDVLFYKSLIWGNNGSLQGLVGVMLDVTERKRIETELHEQAILLEQEIAEHQCAEETLRESEEQLRVIFETSQASIFLVSPVGRIIFANHRMAEMFGCTYEELIGSHYQDYLHPSEKMVGGARMRKLIDGEIDHVSTERHYVRKDGGDFWGYLSGRRLEGPDGNLRALVGIITNITDLKKAKDDLEKEKERLGVTLRSIGDGVITVDTDERIVMLNRVAEQLCGWSQEESKGKILSEVFHMINEKSRAVVNNPVGRVLKTGMIMELTNHTILVARDGSERVIADSAAPILDQEGAIIGVVLVLRDMTEKKEIEEELFKARKLDSLGILAGGIAHDFNNLLTGILGNVSMARMIIPPDHDAYLLLDRAQKASERARDLTQQLLTFSKGGAPVKRLTGIEHILVDSATFALRGSNVRCEFAIPADLWPAEIDAGQMSQVINNLVINADQAMPDGGVISIQAENIETFSDGDNPDDGRIIQLTIKDTGIGILEEHLQRIFDPYFTTKHHGSGLGLATVYSIVKNHNGEIRVVSQTGVGTTFIIRLPASPTAPTVNEKKVDDHRAGKGKILFMDDEEMIRESMEVALKMLGYEPTVCGDGIEAVELYRQATAAGTPFAGVIMDLTIPGGVGGKDAIAKLLEIDPAARVIVSSGYSSDPIMAHYAQYGFCGAISKPYNCKELGASLREILENSPG; encoded by the coding sequence ATGTCGAAACTCTTTAATTCGGGTGCTGCATCCGATTGGCAATTGCAGGCTGTGCTCAATGCGGCAACGGAAATTTCAATCATTGCAACTGATACGCTTGGCCTGATAACCATGTTCAATCGCGGTTCCGAACGTATGTTGGGCTATACGGCAGATGAAGTGGTCGGCGTAGCTTCTATTGACCTCTTCCATCTGGAAACCGAAGTACGCGGCCGAGGTGAAGAGATGAGCCGGGCCCTGGGCAGAAATGTCTCAGGTTTTGATGTGTTTGTGGAAAACGTCAAACAGACCGGAGCCGAGACTCGTGAATGGTTCTATGTCCGCAAGGATGGCGATGTTTTCCTCGTTAAATTGACAATCACCATTATTCATGATGAACAAGACCGGGTAATCGGCTATCTGGGGGTGGCGGAGGATATATCCGATCGCAAGGCAATGGAAATAGAACTCATAGAGAATAAGAACCTGCTCGGTTCAATTCTCGAGTCCATCCCCAACCCTATATTCTACAAAAACGCGGATGGTGTCTATGTGAACTGCAACAAGGCATTCAGTTCATATCTCGGCATTCCCAGGGAGAAAATCATTGGTTCTACGGTCTATGATATTGCACCGAAAGAACTTGCCGATATATATCATCATGCAGATATGAAATTAATGCATGAACGGGATCCGCAGGTTTATGAAGCACAGGTGAGATATGCCGATGGATTGTTGCGTGATGTACTCTTTTATAAGTCGTTGATTTGGGGAAATAATGGTTCTTTGCAAGGACTTGTCGGGGTTATGCTCGATGTCACTGAGCGCAAGCGGATTGAGACAGAACTTCACGAGCAGGCGATTCTGCTTGAACAGGAAATTGCGGAGCATCAGTGTGCTGAAGAGACGCTGCGGGAAAGCGAGGAACAACTCCGCGTCATCTTTGAGACCTCTCAGGCGTCCATATTCCTGGTTTCTCCGGTGGGGCGGATTATATTCGCCAATCATCGTATGGCGGAAATGTTCGGCTGCACCTACGAAGAGTTGATCGGCTCCCATTATCAGGACTATCTGCACCCGTCGGAAAAGATGGTCGGTGGCGCTCGTATGAGAAAACTGATTGACGGGGAAATTGATCATGTAAGCACCGAACGACACTATGTGCGCAAGGACGGGGGTGATTTCTGGGGTTACCTGTCCGGCAGGCGGCTGGAAGGTCCTGACGGTAATCTCAGGGCACTGGTCGGCATTATCACGAATATTACCGATCTGAAAAAGGCGAAGGACGATCTGGAGAAAGAAAAGGAACGACTGGGGGTAACGCTGCGTTCCATCGGTGACGGCGTCATTACAGTCGATACCGATGAGCGGATTGTCATGCTTAACAGGGTGGCAGAGCAGCTTTGCGGCTGGAGCCAGGAAGAGTCGAAGGGGAAGATCCTCAGCGAAGTCTTCCACATGATAAACGAAAAAAGCAGGGCTGTCGTGAATAATCCCGTCGGTCGGGTGCTTAAGACTGGCATGATAATGGAGCTTACCAATCACACTATCCTCGTTGCCCGTGACGGTTCGGAACGTGTGATTGCTGACTCAGCCGCTCCCATCCTTGATCAGGAAGGCGCCATCATTGGGGTTGTCCTCGTGCTCCGCGACATGACTGAAAAAAAGGAGATCGAGGAAGAGCTGTTCAAGGCGCGCAAGCTGGACTCTCTGGGTATTCTGGCCGGAGGGATCGCTCATGATTTCAACAATCTTCTGACAGGCATCCTGGGAAACGTCTCTATGGCAAGGATGATAATTCCACCGGATCATGATGCTTACCTGCTTTTGGATCGAGCCCAGAAGGCTTCAGAACGGGCACGGGACCTGACGCAACAGTTACTTACCTTCTCCAAGGGAGGGGCGCCGGTGAAGAGGCTGACCGGCATCGAGCATATTCTCGTTGATTCTGCAACGTTCGCCCTCAGGGGGTCGAACGTTCGCTGCGAATTTGCTATCCCGGCCGACCTTTGGCCGGCCGAGATCGATGCAGGACAGATGAGCCAGGTAATAAACAATCTGGTCATCAATGCTGATCAAGCCATGCCGGATGGAGGGGTTATCAGTATTCAGGCGGAAAATATAGAAACTTTCAGCGATGGGGATAACCCGGACGACGGGAGAATAATTCAGCTTACCATCAAGGATACGGGAATAGGTATTCTTGAGGAACATCTTCAGCGGATATTCGACCCTTATTTTACCACCAAGCATCACGGCAGCGGGCTTGGTTTAGCCACTGTTTATTCAATAGTCAAGAATCATAACGGAGAAATAAGGGTTGTTTCACAAACTGGCGTGGGAACGACTTTTATCATTCGTCTCCCGGCATCACCAACGGCGCCGACCGTCAATGAAAAGAAGGTTGATGACCATCGGGCGGGAAAAGGCAAAATTCTGTTCATGGATGACGAGGAGATGATCCGCGAGTCGATGGAAGTCGCACTCAAGATGCTCGGCTATGAACCGACTGTCTGTGGCGACGGCATAGAGGCTGTGGAACTATACAGGCAGGCAACGGCAGCAGGAACACCATTCGCCGGCGTCATAATGGATTTGACGATACCTGGAGGAGTGGGTGGGAAGGATGCTATTGCCAAACTTCTCGAGATAGACCCGGCAGCCAGGGTGATTGTATCCAGCGGTTACTCAAGTGACCCTATAATGGCACATTACGCTCAATACGGATTCTGCGGCGCCATCAGCAAGCCGTACAATTGTAAGGAACTGGGAGCCTCGTTGCGGGAAATTCTGGAAAATAGTCCGGGGTAG
- a CDS encoding response regulator, with product MDEHLEKENKAIKGTVLIMDDDEDVCLLVDYALRYAGFNVESAPDGPAAIDLYRNRLEMGQPYIAVILDLNIPGKIGGKEVIGSLHELNPEIIAFVSSGYPDDPCMVNFKDYGFSGAIPKPIMYEDILDSFMHVIEKRGTEL from the coding sequence GTGGACGAACACCTAGAGAAAGAAAACAAGGCAATAAAAGGGACGGTTTTGATCATGGATGATGATGAAGATGTCTGCCTGCTGGTTGATTATGCGCTGAGGTATGCGGGCTTCAACGTGGAGAGTGCGCCAGATGGTCCTGCGGCAATCGACCTCTACCGAAATAGACTGGAAATGGGGCAACCATACATTGCCGTCATCCTTGATCTGAATATCCCCGGTAAAATCGGGGGCAAAGAAGTCATCGGCAGCCTCCACGAACTGAACCCGGAGATAATAGCTTTTGTTTCAAGCGGTTATCCCGATGACCCATGCATGGTCAACTTCAAGGACTATGGCTTTTCCGGCGCCATTCCCAAACCCATCATGTATGAAGATATCCTCGATTCATTTATGCATGTGATTGAAAAGAGAGGAACAGAATTATGA
- a CDS encoding c(7)-type cytochrome triheme domain-containing protein has product MNKWGCRIGLISAGFFALSLSFEMHASWAVEREELGQVLKIMPPNGPAEQYGNVVMRRSSKKSGMPPVVFPHWSHRGRYTCRVCHSELEFAMRSGGSGITRGKYLAGKFCGACHNGTTAFSVRDEEPRQCDRCHMKDTAALNKRFRSFAAGLPATSFGNRIDWGAALAEGLVAPQKTLSGGTLLIKTPEALQKPLDLGTSAPRSSVAFSHGEHLSEMDCSICHPDIFNIKKKGTRLFSMEINIYGQFCGVCHMRVAFPMNDCRRCHMGMGKNSSGY; this is encoded by the coding sequence ATGAACAAGTGGGGTTGTCGGATCGGGCTGATATCAGCAGGTTTTTTTGCCCTGTCGCTTTCTTTCGAGATGCACGCATCCTGGGCCGTCGAAAGAGAAGAACTGGGGCAGGTACTGAAAATCATGCCTCCCAACGGCCCTGCTGAGCAATACGGCAATGTAGTCATGCGCCGCAGCAGTAAAAAATCGGGTATGCCACCGGTCGTATTCCCCCACTGGAGCCACCGTGGCCGCTATACGTGCCGCGTCTGTCACAGTGAGCTGGAGTTTGCCATGCGCTCGGGTGGAAGCGGGATTACCAGGGGGAAATATCTGGCAGGAAAATTCTGCGGCGCCTGCCACAACGGAACAACGGCGTTCAGCGTCAGAGATGAAGAACCGAGGCAGTGCGACCGTTGCCATATGAAAGATACGGCCGCCCTGAACAAGCGGTTCCGAAGTTTTGCCGCCGGCCTACCAGCCACATCATTCGGCAACAGAATCGACTGGGGAGCAGCGCTGGCCGAAGGTTTGGTTGCTCCGCAGAAAACGTTATCGGGAGGGACGTTGTTGATCAAAACACCTGAAGCTTTACAGAAGCCGCTCGATCTCGGGACAAGCGCGCCCCGCAGCTCCGTTGCATTTTCCCACGGGGAGCACCTGTCTGAAATGGACTGCAGCATCTGCCACCCTGATATCTTCAATATCAAGAAAAAGGGAACCAGGCTTTTCTCAATGGAAATCAATATCTATGGACAGTTTTGCGGCGTCTGTCACATGCGGGTAGCTTTCCCCATGAACGATTGCCGCAGATGCCATATGGGCATGGGCAAAAACAGTTCCGGATATTAA
- a CDS encoding TapB family protein, translating into MRTKLVLLVLLTLFISACGSGGGTPGITGGSTNDNTGGNVTVSAGEKGSYFPLTAGSTWTYRKADQAAVTKLVTNDGRVRTNVGSEPPKYSTYTISNNSIVLTLETVSGVINANQVEFTSKYDVSSIGLLVFPSNTTVGNVETSNYTLLVGIDGGGTPVGKTTTLTVVGTETVQVAAGSFNAIKIQETNIVGSVASLPAYSWYAAGVGLVKNGDMELVSYSIK; encoded by the coding sequence ATGCGTACAAAATTGGTTCTATTGGTGCTGCTCACCCTCTTTATTTCTGCCTGCGGTAGTGGTGGCGGCACTCCCGGTATTACCGGCGGTAGCACGAATGACAACACCGGCGGCAATGTCACTGTTTCTGCCGGAGAGAAAGGCAGTTACTTCCCGTTAACGGCCGGTAGTACCTGGACCTATCGCAAGGCAGACCAAGCTGCTGTCACTAAACTGGTAACAAATGATGGCAGAGTCAGAACCAATGTCGGCAGTGAACCACCTAAATACAGCACTTATACCATATCAAACAACTCGATAGTCTTAACGCTTGAAACGGTAAGCGGCGTTATCAATGCAAACCAGGTGGAATTTACATCAAAATATGATGTCAGTTCTATCGGGCTCCTTGTATTCCCATCCAATACTACGGTTGGTAATGTTGAAACGTCTAATTATACACTTCTAGTCGGAATAGACGGTGGTGGAACCCCGGTCGGCAAGACGACTACGTTGACCGTTGTCGGCACGGAAACGGTACAAGTTGCTGCCGGCTCTTTTAACGCCATTAAGATACAGGAAACTAACATTGTCGGCTCCGTTGCATCTTTACCCGCCTATAGCTGGTATGCTGCCGGGGTAGGACTGGTCAAAAACGGCGACATGGAGTTGGTTTCATATTCAATCAAGTAG
- a CDS encoding PKD domain-containing protein — protein sequence MLRRLIYLLTLSFALPAIVNAASTWTVKATSAQPSMGSVSPNGYANFTTNTVKTFTITPITGNAVSKVLLNNVDQGKVATVNVSYRSTMQTLTAYFAAQTFQVTAVQSNGGSITSPTGTAVGYGKSKTFTIKPNIGNTILQLKDNGADVPITDPAGMTYTLTNVTADHAITAIFKGVTAEAGVDQSVITGMQTSLSGNATSPAGSIASFAWTVESRPVGSTAGIVNPASANATFTPDVAGMYVLKLTATDTTGNTAGDTVKINAFDSAAAASNQCAGCHSSTTAGAQMISDYIASTHQSALTCTECHNGAQTTAHPGTVTTKTSNNNTCLSCHTPSSAETTKFQASAHWNNHLEYGPEFTGGAVAGEANANETYTTLENGKQMTCYYRCHFKPGMGPDPSKRDTNNVDPVTKVKVRPGGDGCIACHDPHKLSATYETTCLTCHTGSKHGKVPNEFFGSKHWQNNLEYGPEFANQLNTTVTGGKVVSHGTYSSGYLNANDSYTTTENGSTVTCAYRCHFRPGMGPVPGPAAYVSNGKSTTYITYTDPVTQVVYSRPGGNACIACHDEHGLAATAQSTCYTCHAGGNHGWSVKAFEKSTHFTGANAKLEGMDKDACVACHNPHSTEATFGAYSSLSPVAATGCQSCHTPDSPYGIYNADQSGKAPHFQTGTADAGGYFPTASYITSGGATCADCHYHNNSINAGWAEGGHGKLDAAAFVSNASHNWNGQGSDGVNYQVSPQKTNCIRCHSARGFAQYWDSGFSNIDKVYLDPVAKTLDKASAPLVCSGCHTSFKGAVRPLPAGYAKVKSFYGYSTVAIAPAKMVVNLEFTDNKNSNICIPCHSQRAAGTGIKALFAQGAFKQYSVGTSMYPHEAQPAAIVDGKGGYEFTSAQGYQDRMRHIRIGNNGTGTGYNNTGVTSGNCAGCHMTSTKTHSLEAVTADAITGQINGIVSTACVKCHPADFTYQDIQAKKDEFNAAVAALGNLLVKKGFTLDGVNVLPERKAFDMSRGTKDNAIAEKNIGAWFNWYLFKTADKAAYVHNPAYSRRLIFDSIDWLDDNVTNNSSANTVLAMANSPTSQYYNPTVITSQTASQALAQLNNPGCMGCHFGTGSTLSGEAVPGVEQAPHYNTTGALVPGQTFTQAQFVTPGTQCNYCHGYGHGTDSPNYSAVRADKALYSSMSTASILENYAESAHGDINGLAWTDYDFKTRSGGCVVCHTTAGFVKGVTNNFAAGVSASFGAGDTTKQVLGCDACHSSTAWKTSVRTIAGGYNAVYGGDYGAAPTASVNYVQYEDVGESNICITCHASRENGTSLANGVADFANASFKNPHYLGAAAVFYGKGGFQWYTSNTGKLRYQTYGAVKADGTVQVGRNANWSHGKLGMGNFSTAKSDKNPGRIVDSGNKGQCVSCHMGPANTHTFGAAETAKSTNGTNTTTLGGCYGCHTSEPIEELIEGEKKIFDRAMDFFDWTLRQNNMIYTDNYPYFQNAIGGTLKNWTLGGGVGPAAGTGAQNMGAAMNYKLLKAEKGAHVHNRAFTRALIFDSVQYLQNGSVYRPAANADVNQILNFTNYSTARTAAPDGNPTSISQLKGYLTRSSGGMYTAR from the coding sequence ATGTTAAGAAGACTCATATATCTGCTGACATTGTCGTTTGCCTTGCCGGCAATCGTCAATGCGGCGTCAACGTGGACGGTCAAGGCGACATCCGCCCAGCCGTCCATGGGCAGCGTATCCCCAAACGGATACGCCAACTTTACCACCAACACGGTCAAGACCTTTACCATTACGCCCATTACTGGAAATGCAGTTTCGAAGGTTCTCCTGAACAATGTCGACCAGGGAAAGGTAGCCACGGTAAACGTTTCCTACAGGTCGACGATGCAGACGCTCACTGCCTACTTCGCCGCGCAGACCTTCCAGGTGACGGCTGTTCAATCAAATGGCGGTTCGATCACCAGCCCCACCGGCACGGCGGTTGGGTACGGCAAGTCCAAGACGTTCACCATCAAGCCCAACATCGGCAACACGATCCTTCAGCTGAAGGATAATGGAGCGGACGTCCCAATCACCGATCCCGCCGGCATGACCTACACACTCACCAACGTCACGGCTGACCACGCCATCACTGCGATATTCAAGGGGGTGACCGCCGAAGCCGGGGTGGATCAGAGTGTCATTACCGGGATGCAGACATCTCTCAGCGGCAACGCCACATCACCGGCCGGGAGCATCGCATCCTTTGCATGGACTGTCGAGTCCCGGCCTGTAGGTTCGACGGCTGGCATCGTCAACCCCGCTTCGGCAAACGCCACTTTTACTCCCGATGTGGCGGGGATGTATGTTCTTAAGCTGACGGCGACAGACACCACGGGCAACACTGCCGGTGATACCGTCAAGATCAATGCTTTTGACTCAGCGGCGGCTGCTTCCAACCAATGCGCTGGTTGTCACTCCAGCACCACAGCAGGTGCCCAGATGATTAGCGATTACATAGCCTCAACGCACCAATCGGCTCTTACCTGTACGGAATGCCATAACGGAGCTCAAACAACCGCCCACCCCGGCACCGTAACCACAAAGACGTCTAACAACAATACCTGTTTGAGCTGTCACACCCCTTCTTCCGCTGAGACGACCAAATTTCAAGCCAGTGCCCACTGGAACAACCATCTTGAGTACGGCCCGGAATTTACCGGTGGCGCGGTGGCAGGCGAGGCCAACGCCAACGAAACCTACACGACACTGGAAAACGGCAAGCAAATGACCTGCTACTACAGGTGCCATTTCAAGCCGGGAATGGGCCCTGACCCCAGCAAGAGAGACACGAATAACGTTGACCCTGTTACTAAGGTAAAGGTACGTCCCGGCGGAGATGGCTGCATTGCCTGCCATGACCCGCACAAACTCTCGGCGACATACGAGACGACCTGCTTAACCTGCCACACCGGGAGCAAGCACGGCAAAGTGCCGAATGAATTCTTCGGCAGCAAGCACTGGCAGAATAACTTAGAGTATGGTCCGGAATTCGCGAACCAACTTAACACGACCGTTACCGGCGGAAAAGTCGTGTCACACGGCACATATTCAAGTGGGTATCTCAATGCCAACGACAGTTACACGACAACAGAAAACGGCAGCACGGTAACCTGCGCCTACCGGTGCCACTTCAGGCCCGGCATGGGTCCTGTACCCGGCCCCGCAGCATATGTCTCCAACGGGAAATCCACTACCTACATAACTTATACCGACCCTGTCACCCAGGTAGTATACTCACGTCCCGGCGGGAATGCATGTATTGCCTGCCACGATGAACACGGCCTTGCAGCGACTGCACAATCCACGTGCTACACCTGTCATGCAGGTGGTAACCACGGCTGGTCTGTAAAGGCTTTCGAGAAATCCACACACTTCACCGGCGCCAATGCAAAACTTGAGGGGATGGACAAGGACGCCTGCGTCGCCTGTCACAACCCGCATTCGACCGAGGCTACCTTCGGGGCATATTCATCTCTTAGCCCGGTCGCCGCAACCGGTTGCCAGAGTTGCCATACTCCCGACTCGCCTTACGGTATCTACAATGCCGACCAGAGCGGCAAAGCGCCGCACTTCCAGACCGGCACTGCCGATGCCGGCGGGTATTTCCCCACGGCCTCCTACATTACCTCCGGTGGCGCCACCTGCGCTGACTGCCATTACCACAACAACAGCATCAACGCCGGCTGGGCCGAAGGCGGCCACGGCAAACTTGATGCAGCAGCGTTCGTCAGCAATGCCAGCCACAACTGGAACGGCCAGGGGAGTGACGGCGTCAACTATCAGGTTTCACCCCAGAAGACCAACTGCATCCGCTGTCACTCTGCCCGCGGTTTCGCGCAGTACTGGGATTCCGGCTTCAGCAACATCGACAAGGTCTATCTTGATCCCGTCGCCAAGACCCTGGATAAAGCCAGCGCACCCCTTGTCTGCAGCGGCTGCCACACAAGCTTCAAAGGGGCGGTCCGGCCTCTGCCGGCAGGTTACGCCAAGGTCAAGTCTTTCTATGGTTACAGCACCGTGGCGATAGCACCGGCGAAAATGGTCGTAAATCTTGAATTCACCGACAACAAGAACTCCAACATCTGTATCCCCTGCCACAGCCAGCGCGCTGCCGGTACCGGCATCAAGGCCTTGTTTGCACAGGGGGCCTTCAAGCAGTACTCCGTGGGAACGAGCATGTATCCGCATGAAGCACAGCCGGCCGCAATCGTCGACGGAAAGGGCGGATACGAGTTCACCTCCGCACAGGGATACCAGGACCGCATGCGTCACATCCGCATCGGCAACAACGGAACAGGGACCGGCTACAACAATACCGGCGTTACCTCGGGTAACTGCGCCGGCTGCCACATGACATCAACTAAAACGCACTCTCTGGAAGCAGTAACGGCAGATGCGATCACCGGTCAGATCAACGGCATCGTCAGCACTGCCTGTGTGAAATGCCACCCGGCTGACTTCACCTACCAGGACATCCAGGCGAAGAAGGATGAATTCAATGCAGCAGTTGCGGCCCTTGGCAACCTGCTCGTCAAAAAAGGGTTCACGCTGGATGGCGTTAACGTTCTTCCTGAGCGTAAAGCCTTTGACATGAGCCGCGGCACCAAAGACAACGCCATAGCCGAGAAAAACATAGGCGCCTGGTTCAACTGGTACCTCTTCAAAACCGCCGACAAGGCCGCCTACGTTCACAACCCGGCATACTCCAGGCGACTCATCTTCGACTCCATCGACTGGCTTGACGACAACGTCACAAACAACTCCTCGGCCAACACTGTTCTGGCCATGGCCAATTCCCCGACGTCGCAGTACTACAACCCGACGGTCATCACCTCGCAAACGGCCAGCCAGGCCTTGGCCCAGTTGAACAACCCCGGCTGCATGGGCTGTCACTTCGGCACCGGAAGTACACTCTCAGGTGAAGCTGTTCCAGGCGTCGAGCAGGCGCCGCACTACAACACCACCGGTGCTCTGGTCCCGGGACAGACGTTTACCCAGGCCCAGTTCGTAACACCCGGCACGCAGTGCAACTACTGCCATGGCTACGGTCATGGTACTGATTCGCCTAATTACAGCGCAGTCAGGGCCGATAAAGCATTGTACTCTTCAATGTCTACGGCAAGCATCCTGGAGAACTATGCCGAATCAGCCCATGGTGACATCAACGGGCTTGCCTGGACCGATTACGACTTCAAGACAAGGTCCGGAGGCTGTGTTGTCTGTCACACCACCGCCGGCTTCGTGAAGGGCGTAACCAACAACTTCGCCGCCGGTGTCAGCGCTTCCTTCGGTGCAGGCGATACCACGAAACAGGTGCTGGGCTGCGACGCCTGCCACAGCAGTACCGCCTGGAAGACCAGCGTCCGGACCATCGCCGGCGGTTACAATGCGGTGTACGGTGGTGATTACGGCGCCGCTCCAACTGCCAGCGTCAACTACGTACAGTACGAAGATGTCGGTGAGTCCAACATCTGTATCACCTGCCACGCCAGCCGCGAAAACGGAACGTCCCTTGCCAACGGCGTAGCCGACTTCGCCAACGCCAGCTTCAAGAACCCCCACTACCTCGGCGCAGCAGCGGTGTTCTACGGCAAGGGCGGCTTCCAGTGGTACACCTCCAACACCGGCAAGCTGCGGTATCAAACGTACGGCGCCGTTAAAGCCGACGGCACTGTCCAGGTCGGCAGGAATGCAAACTGGTCGCATGGCAAGCTTGGCATGGGCAACTTCTCCACTGCCAAGAGCGACAAAAATCCCGGCAGGATTGTTGATTCCGGTAACAAGGGGCAGTGTGTCTCTTGTCACATGGGTCCTGCAAACACCCATACCTTCGGGGCTGCTGAAACTGCGAAATCCACGAACGGCACCAACACCACCACACTCGGCGGTTGCTATGGCTGCCATACCAGCGAACCGATCGAAGAGCTCATCGAAGGCGAGAAGAAGATCTTCGACAGGGCCATGGACTTCTTCGACTGGACCCTGAGACAGAACAACATGATCTACACCGACAACTACCCCTACTTCCAGAACGCGATCGGTGGTACGCTCAAGAACTGGACCCTTGGCGGCGGCGTTGGTCCTGCTGCCGGCACTGGCGCGCAGAACATGGGCGCAGCAATGAACTACAAGCTCCTCAAGGCTGAGAAGGGCGCCCATGTTCACAACCGTGCCTTCACGCGGGCGTTGATCTTCGACTCGGTCCAGTATCTGCAGAATGGCTCGGTCTACAGACCGGCTGCCAATGCTGACGTGAACCAGATCCTCAACTTCACGAACTACTCAACGGCCCGGACTGCTGCTCCTGATGGAAATCCGACCAGCATCAGCCAGCTCAAAGGGTATCTCACGAGATCTTCCGGTGGGATGTACACCGCAAGATAA
- a CDS encoding cytochrome c3 family protein, with the protein MKKNFLAAFTLAAIIAAGTATALAWTAPGGGITGSRHDINAYAKQNTEGLTVQGDVQERVCAFCHTPHHAYDPAANNADYLPLWSHELTKKNYAPYASDTLQASIGDPLIGPSRLCMSCHDGVVAIDTHYTNANETGSGTSQLTGDIFSIKDSEHGAVGAGDSLISDHPIGFNYIDAKTADKNAGGKLNQGINEESTPFAGNPNNVQIKDVLHLGTTMTCASCHDVHNKDNVASTVVDASAPGGRTESSVNYFVYAPQNGSQLCVTCHNK; encoded by the coding sequence ATGAAGAAGAACTTTTTAGCTGCATTTACTCTTGCCGCCATTATAGCTGCCGGTACGGCAACTGCTTTGGCCTGGACCGCCCCTGGCGGAGGTATCACGGGATCGAGACATGACATCAACGCATACGCAAAACAGAATACCGAAGGTCTTACCGTTCAAGGTGATGTGCAGGAGCGTGTCTGCGCATTCTGCCATACGCCTCACCATGCCTATGATCCGGCTGCAAACAATGCCGACTACCTACCGCTCTGGTCACACGAACTGACCAAGAAGAACTATGCCCCTTATGCGAGCGACACCCTGCAAGCGTCCATCGGCGACCCACTCATCGGGCCTTCCCGGCTCTGCATGAGCTGTCATGACGGCGTCGTCGCCATAGATACCCATTACACCAACGCAAACGAAACCGGTTCCGGCACATCACAACTTACCGGCGACATCTTCTCCATAAAAGATTCCGAACATGGCGCAGTAGGCGCCGGCGACAGCCTGATCAGCGACCATCCGATCGGGTTTAATTATATAGACGCCAAAACCGCGGATAAAAATGCCGGTGGCAAACTGAATCAAGGGATCAATGAGGAAAGCACTCCGTTTGCAGGTAATCCCAATAATGTCCAGATCAAGGACGTATTGCACCTGGGCACGACCATGACCTGCGCCAGCTGCCATGATGTGCACAACAAGGACAACGTGGCAAGCACGGTCGTCGACGCATCTGCACCCGGCGGCCGCACTGAATCCTCGGTGAACTACTTCGTGTACGCTCCGCAGAACGGCTCGCAACTGTGCGTTACCTGCCACAACAAGTAA